The Bartonella birtlesii IBS 325 genome has a window encoding:
- a CDS encoding iron chelate uptake ABC transporter family permease subunit produces the protein MDRKKATTLVLTTLIVMACSFISLYMTWNINIYTWTFRLTKLISLLLIAYTITVATIFFQTIVNNRLLTPSLMGFDQLYIFIKTTIMYFFGSLSLPLLNEEGQLVLEALILIFFSISLFRWLFSGTLKGLHVTLLIGIILGGFFFSLRMFMQLQLNPDQMMNLTDIMFANFNKFNTSLVSFATITVFVVSLIAWRLRYLLDILALGRENALNLGVDYRKSATAILIFVSIFVSISTALVGPVTFFGLLVANLAYELSPQAKHAVVVPIAILLAIICLVGGQFILEQIFHMVGRLSFIIEFCGGIVFLTLLMKGKLK, from the coding sequence TTGGATAGAAAAAAAGCAACAACACTTGTACTGACAACACTTATCGTAATGGCATGTAGCTTCATCAGTCTTTACATGACATGGAATATCAACATCTATACGTGGACATTTCGACTCACAAAACTTATTTCTCTTCTTCTCATTGCCTATACGATTACGGTTGCTACTATTTTTTTTCAAACAATTGTCAATAATCGCCTCCTCACCCCTTCACTTATGGGATTTGATCAGCTTTATATTTTCATAAAAACTACCATAATGTATTTTTTTGGTTCCCTTTCATTGCCCCTGTTAAATGAAGAAGGGCAGTTAGTTCTTGAAGCTCTTATTCTCATTTTCTTTTCCATAAGCCTTTTTCGCTGGCTCTTTTCAGGAACCCTAAAAGGACTTCATGTAACACTCTTGATTGGTATTATTTTGGGGGGATTTTTTTTCAGCTTACGCATGTTTATGCAATTGCAACTCAACCCAGATCAAATGATGAATTTAACGGATATCATGTTCGCAAATTTTAATAAATTCAACACGTCACTCGTAAGCTTTGCTACAATTACTGTTTTCGTCGTGAGTCTAATTGCTTGGCGCTTACGTTATCTACTTGATATTCTTGCCCTGGGACGCGAAAACGCGCTTAATCTAGGGGTAGATTATCGCAAAAGCGCTACAGCTATTCTGATTTTTGTTTCTATTTTTGTTTCAATTTCTACTGCACTAGTAGGACCTGTTACTTTTTTTGGGTTACTCGTTGCCAATCTTGCTTATGAACTTTCCCCACAAGCAAAACACGCAGTTGTCGTACCTATTGCGATATTACTAGCGATTATATGTCTGGTTGGTGGACAATTCATTTTAGAACAAATTTTCCATATGGTAGGGCGTTTAAGTTTTATTATTGAATTTTGTGGCGGTATTGTCTTTTTAACTTTGCTGATGAAGGGAAAACTAAAATGA
- a CDS encoding ABC transporter ATP-binding protein, whose translation MIEINHLSKAYGARLIIDNLCLKLPKGGIISLIGPNGSGKSTLLMLIRRLLPHHKGTIHIDNLDVDKVPHTILAQKLSILRQDNPLSFRLTVYDLVSFGRYPYSKGWNTHEDKQFIDSALHYLGLQDLKDCFLDELSGGQRQRAFIAMVICQDTDYLLLDEPLNNLDMKHAVAMMKQLRRTADELKKTILIVMHDINFASSYSDMIVALKHGKAAYCGTAQEIMQPEILKDIYDVDIQIKTIDDIPIAFYYR comes from the coding sequence ATGATTGAGATCAATCACCTTTCCAAAGCTTATGGAGCTAGATTGATTATCGATAATTTATGCCTTAAGCTCCCAAAAGGAGGAATTATTTCTCTCATTGGTCCCAATGGTTCTGGTAAATCAACGCTTTTGATGTTGATTAGACGTCTTTTGCCGCATCATAAAGGAACAATCCATATCGACAACCTTGATGTCGATAAAGTTCCTCACACTATTTTAGCGCAAAAACTCTCAATTTTGCGTCAAGATAATCCTTTATCTTTTCGTCTTACCGTGTACGATTTAGTAAGTTTCGGGCGCTACCCCTACTCAAAAGGCTGGAATACACATGAAGACAAACAATTTATTGACAGTGCCCTGCACTATCTCGGTTTACAAGACTTAAAAGACTGCTTTTTGGATGAACTTTCTGGTGGACAGCGCCAACGTGCTTTTATTGCCATGGTTATTTGTCAAGATACCGACTATCTCTTGTTAGATGAACCCTTAAACAATCTTGATATGAAACATGCCGTTGCCATGATGAAGCAACTACGCCGTACTGCCGATGAACTCAAAAAAACTATTCTTATTGTGATGCATGATATTAATTTTGCTTCTTCTTATTCAGATATGATTGTTGCCCTAAAACATGGCAAAGCAGCATATTGTGGAACAGCACAAGAAATTATGCAACCAGAAATTCTTAAAGATATTTACGATGTGGACATTCAGATCAAAACAATCGATGACATTCCTATCGCCTTTTATTATCGATGA